A section of the Candidatus Methylomirabilota bacterium genome encodes:
- a CDS encoding alpha-ketoglutarate-dependent dioxygenase AlkB, with amino-acid sequence MRVTLASGAWLDYDAAWLSPDEADAALAALRDELTWEQRQIVLFGRQILQPRLIAWAGDLGYRYSGQTLEPRPFTPTAGRLLARVRARTGVPFNHVLANRYRSGDDSMGLHADDEPELGPDPQVAIVSLGAVRRLIVRPRRKRDAERHDLGLGHGALLVMGGTCQRHYVHGVPRRPGIEGERISLTFRRLLRAP; translated from the coding sequence ATGCGCGTGACCCTCGCGTCCGGCGCCTGGCTCGACTACGACGCGGCCTGGCTCTCGCCGGACGAGGCCGACGCGGCGCTAGCGGCGCTCCGCGACGAGTTGACCTGGGAGCAGCGGCAGATCGTGCTGTTCGGGCGGCAGATCCTTCAGCCGCGCCTCATCGCCTGGGCAGGGGACCTCGGCTACCGCTACTCGGGGCAGACTCTCGAGCCGCGACCGTTCACGCCGACGGCGGGCCGACTCCTCGCGCGCGTGCGGGCCCGGACCGGCGTGCCGTTCAACCACGTCCTCGCGAACCGCTACCGGAGCGGCGACGACAGCATGGGGCTGCACGCCGACGACGAGCCGGAGCTGGGGCCCGACCCCCAGGTGGCCATCGTGTCGCTCGGTGCGGTCCGGCGTCTCATCGTCAGGCCCCGGCGGAAGCGAGACGCGGAGCGGCACGATCTCGGGCTCGGTCACGGGGCCCTGCTCGTGATGGGCGGAACCTGCCAGCGACACTACGTCCACGGCGTGCCCCGTCGGCCCGGCATCGAGGGCGAGCGCATCAGCCTGACGTTTCGGAGACTCCTGCGGGCGCCGTGA
- a CDS encoding ABC transporter substrate-binding protein: protein MTKLLTMGALSILMVLGSVARAAEPIAIGYIGPLTGSVALLGNEALKGATLAAEQINAAGGVLGRPIKIFAADNKCNPAEAVSATRKVITRDRVVAAIGQLCSSATLAAMPIHEQEKVPLVVETSTNPLITVRAGVGGNKWVFRPNLPDDINATVFAKMIVDLGGKTASFLLTNDDWGRGVGASFKEVIEKEGGKVLSLDYYDEGETNFLSVLTKIRGLNPNAMLIAARTASGAVIMKQYTELGMKMAIFNQGDMVNEQFVKLVGKDIAKGILGSESWYPGVDDPLNKKFEADYTARWGYEPIEPSAYGYVGMQLIAEAIRLSQSATSEAIRDGLTRVNLKTIAGQVKFDEHNQAWTWVVVAKITDDGRIVTIKSVQVDRPKGYWEEWEKKTKK from the coding sequence ATGACGAAGCTCCTCACGATGGGTGCTCTCTCGATCCTGATGGTCCTGGGGTCGGTGGCGCGGGCGGCGGAGCCGATCGCCATCGGGTACATCGGGCCGCTCACGGGCTCGGTGGCGCTCCTCGGGAACGAAGCCCTCAAGGGCGCCACCCTCGCGGCCGAACAGATCAATGCCGCCGGCGGCGTCCTGGGCCGGCCGATCAAGATCTTCGCCGCGGACAACAAGTGCAACCCCGCCGAGGCCGTCTCGGCGACGCGGAAGGTCATCACCCGGGATCGGGTCGTCGCCGCCATCGGGCAACTGTGCAGCTCGGCCACCCTGGCGGCCATGCCCATCCACGAGCAGGAGAAGGTTCCCCTGGTCGTGGAGACCTCGACGAATCCCCTGATCACGGTGCGAGCGGGCGTCGGCGGCAACAAGTGGGTGTTTCGGCCGAACCTCCCCGACGACATCAACGCCACGGTCTTCGCCAAGATGATCGTCGACCTCGGCGGGAAGACCGCCAGCTTCCTCCTCACCAATGACGACTGGGGTCGAGGGGTGGGGGCCTCCTTCAAGGAGGTCATCGAGAAGGAGGGGGGCAAGGTCCTCAGCCTGGATTACTACGACGAGGGCGAGACCAACTTCCTGTCCGTCCTCACGAAGATCAGGGGATTGAATCCAAACGCCATGCTCATCGCGGCCCGCACGGCGAGCGGGGCCGTCATCATGAAGCAGTACACGGAGCTCGGCATGAAGATGGCGATCTTCAACCAGGGCGACATGGTCAACGAGCAGTTCGTGAAGCTCGTCGGGAAGGACATCGCGAAGGGGATCCTCGGGAGCGAGTCCTGGTATCCGGGGGTCGACGATCCGCTGAACAAGAAGTTCGAGGCGGATTACACCGCCCGCTGGGGATACGAGCCCATCGAGCCGTCGGCCTACGGATACGTCGGGATGCAGCTCATCGCCGAGGCCATCCGGCTCTCCCAGAGCGCGACGTCGGAGGCCATCCGGGACGGGCTGACCCGGGTCAACCTGAAGACCATCGCGGGGCAGGTCAAGTTCGACGAGCACAATCAGGCATGGACCTGGGTCGTCGTGGCCAAGATCACGGACGACGGCCGGATCGTGACGATCAAGAGCGTGCAAGTCGATCGGCCCAAGGGGTACTGGGAGGAGTGGGAGAAGAAAACGAAGAAATGA
- a CDS encoding branched-chain amino acid ABC transporter permease, translating to MGTFFQLLVNGLSFGAIYAMVAVGLTIVFGILEVVNFAQGEFYMLGAYLTYLVVLAQLPYPISIVAAVAGMTLVGLLVERLAIRPLIGKAWQLPILSTLGISIIIQNGAIVVWTPNPRTIIVETASKNVEILGVVLTYQRLIIIVIALATFVSLHYFVHRTKTGKAMRAVSQNKHACQVIGIDVRRISTIAFALGAGLSGLGGAIVAPVMAIHPVMGILVVIKCFAAVIIGGFGNIHGTIVASFLLAVVESFAVAHVSLQYKDVFAFVAMVLILLFKPHGIFGRKVGI from the coding sequence ATGGGGACCTTCTTTCAGCTCCTCGTGAACGGCCTCTCCTTCGGTGCCATCTACGCGATGGTGGCCGTGGGCCTGACCATCGTCTTCGGCATCCTGGAAGTGGTGAACTTCGCCCAGGGCGAGTTCTACATGCTGGGTGCCTACCTGACGTATCTCGTCGTCCTGGCCCAGCTGCCGTACCCGATCAGCATCGTCGCGGCCGTGGCCGGCATGACCCTGGTGGGCCTCCTGGTCGAGCGGCTCGCCATCCGGCCCCTCATCGGGAAGGCCTGGCAGCTCCCGATCCTGTCGACCCTGGGCATCTCGATCATCATCCAGAACGGCGCGATCGTCGTGTGGACGCCCAATCCCCGGACCATCATCGTCGAGACGGCCAGCAAGAACGTCGAGATTCTCGGCGTGGTCCTCACCTACCAGCGGTTGATCATCATCGTGATCGCCCTCGCCACCTTCGTCTCGCTGCACTATTTCGTCCACCGGACGAAGACCGGCAAGGCCATGCGGGCGGTCTCTCAGAACAAGCACGCGTGCCAGGTCATCGGCATCGACGTCCGGCGAATCTCCACCATCGCCTTCGCCCTGGGCGCGGGGTTGTCGGGTCTGGGGGGGGCGATCGTGGCTCCCGTCATGGCGATCCATCCGGTGATGGGGATCCTCGTCGTCATCAAGTGCTTCGCCGCGGTGATCATCGGCGGGTTCGGCAACATCCACGGCACGATCGTGGCATCCTTCCTGCTCGCCGTCGTCGAGAGCTTTGCGGTGGCGCATGTCTCGCTCCAGTACAAGGACGTCTTCGCGTTCGTCGCCATGGTCCTGATCTTGCTCTTCAAGCCGCACGGGATCTTCGGCCGCAAGGTCGGCATCTAG
- a CDS encoding branched-chain amino acid ABC transporter permease produces the protein MSVAGPLILVAGGLLLGGIPYLVTSSYVMHLIILSGIYIIFALSYDIVVGYLGMLSLAHPAFYGVGAYTSVLLVMRLEVPFLLALAVAGVLASIVALIVGYPALSLSYHSFAIVTLAFTLIVRIVWINWEGLTNGPMGIPGVPRPRLELPFLGRIDVETSTGYYYFILVLVVLTGLFVYGMIHSRVGRALVSIRENEILAETLGVNAFKYRMMAFAVGAFFAGIAGSFTAHYIAFVGPEFTDFYYITMLLIMVILGGSGTLHGVILGAIVFTFVPEYLRITPEFRDVIYGVILVVTIVFVPGGIGGRLNDLMRSRKTPSHGAAGNR, from the coding sequence ATGAGCGTGGCGGGGCCGCTGATTCTCGTCGCCGGCGGGCTCCTGCTGGGGGGGATCCCCTACCTGGTGACGTCGTCCTACGTGATGCACCTCATCATCCTGTCGGGGATCTACATCATCTTCGCCCTGAGCTACGACATCGTCGTCGGGTATCTGGGCATGCTGTCCCTGGCCCATCCGGCCTTCTACGGCGTGGGGGCCTACACGTCGGTCCTCCTGGTGATGCGGCTCGAGGTCCCGTTTCTCCTGGCGCTGGCCGTGGCCGGCGTCCTGGCGTCGATCGTGGCGCTGATCGTCGGCTATCCGGCCTTGAGCCTCTCCTATCACTCGTTCGCCATCGTGACCCTGGCCTTCACACTCATCGTCCGCATCGTGTGGATCAACTGGGAAGGTCTCACCAACGGCCCCATGGGGATCCCCGGCGTGCCGCGGCCGAGGCTGGAGCTGCCATTCCTGGGACGGATCGATGTCGAGACCTCGACCGGCTACTACTACTTCATCCTGGTCCTGGTGGTCCTCACCGGTCTCTTCGTCTACGGCATGATCCACTCGAGGGTGGGCCGGGCCCTGGTGTCGATCCGCGAGAACGAGATCCTGGCCGAGACGCTCGGCGTGAACGCCTTCAAGTACCGCATGATGGCCTTCGCGGTGGGCGCCTTCTTCGCCGGGATCGCCGGGAGCTTCACGGCCCACTACATCGCCTTCGTCGGCCCCGAGTTCACCGACTTCTACTACATCACGATGCTACTCATCATGGTCATCCTCGGCGGCTCCGGGACGCTCCACGGCGTGATCCTCGGCGCCATCGTGTTCACGTTCGTGCCCGAATACCTGCGGATCACTCCCGAGTTCAGGGACGTGATCTACGGCGTGATCCTGGTCGTGACGATCGTCTTCGTGCCGGGCGGCATCGGAGGGCGGCTCAACGACCTCATGCGGAGCCGAAAGACGCCGAGCCATGGTGCTGCTGGAAACCGTTGA
- a CDS encoding ABC transporter ATP-binding protein, which produces MVLLETVDLTKRFFGLTALDKVSFRVGRGEIVGLIGPNGSGKTTLFNCATGILPVSGGRIRLKGEDITNHATHAIALKGVSRTFQIIRIFPQMTVMDNMLLAIQQHQGERIVSSILRTPGVRRLEREARERASELLDFVGLAARRDDLAAHLSYGQQKLLEFIMAFMPKPEIVLLDEPAAAVNPTMIEKMMDHIVQLNREGYTFCIIEHNMDVVMELCHRVVVLDHGETIAEGTPEAIRNNPDVIEAYLGA; this is translated from the coding sequence ATGGTGCTGCTGGAAACCGTTGACCTGACCAAGCGCTTCTTCGGGCTCACCGCGCTCGACAAGGTGAGCTTTCGGGTGGGGCGAGGCGAGATCGTCGGCCTCATCGGACCGAACGGGTCGGGCAAGACGACTCTGTTCAACTGCGCGACGGGGATCCTTCCCGTCTCGGGCGGACGGATCAGGCTCAAAGGCGAGGACATCACGAACCACGCGACGCATGCCATCGCCCTCAAGGGGGTGAGCCGCACCTTCCAGATCATCAGGATCTTTCCCCAGATGACCGTCATGGATAACATGCTCCTGGCCATTCAGCAGCACCAGGGCGAGCGGATCGTGTCCTCCATCCTGCGGACTCCCGGCGTTCGACGCCTGGAGCGCGAGGCCCGGGAACGAGCCTCGGAGCTCCTGGATTTCGTCGGTCTGGCCGCCCGGCGGGACGACCTGGCCGCGCACCTGTCCTATGGGCAGCAGAAGCTCCTGGAGTTCATCATGGCGTTCATGCCCAAGCCCGAGATCGTGCTCCTCGACGAACCGGCGGCGGCCGTCAACCCGACCATGATCGAGAAGATGATGGATCACATTGTGCAGTTGAACCGGGAGGGCTACACCTTCTGCATCATCGAGCACAACATGGACGTGGTCATGGAGCTCTGTCACCGGGTGGTGGTCCTCGACCACGGCGAGACGATCGCCGAAGGAACACCGGAGGCGATTCGGAACAATCCCGACGTGATCGAGGCCTATCTGGGCGCCTAG
- a CDS encoding ABC transporter ATP-binding protein, which yields MDDILEITDYVTGYGEPDIIRGVSFRIQRHQIACVIGPNGAGKSTLFGGIFGLLKARHGRIRFDGSDVTNLASGELLRRGLSYVPQGRCNFPAMTVTENLEMGAFIRTDAQVRRDIDGVMEKFPVLRNKARVMAGNLSGGEQQILEMGMALLLRPKLLLLDEPSLGLAPRTTGLVFEKIKDINADGTTILIVEQNARRALAISQHAIVLELGQKRFEGTGEEIMQNEQVRRLYLGGGERRRTSRQPEERGG from the coding sequence ATGGATGACATCCTGGAAATCACGGATTACGTGACGGGGTACGGCGAGCCCGACATCATCCGCGGGGTGTCCTTCCGGATCCAGCGCCACCAGATCGCCTGCGTGATCGGGCCGAACGGAGCGGGCAAGTCGACGTTGTTCGGAGGAATCTTCGGGCTCCTGAAGGCGCGTCATGGCCGCATCCGCTTCGACGGGTCGGATGTCACGAATCTCGCGTCCGGCGAGCTGCTGAGACGGGGGCTGTCCTACGTGCCCCAGGGGCGATGTAATTTCCCCGCCATGACCGTCACCGAGAACCTGGAAATGGGCGCCTTCATCCGCACCGATGCGCAGGTCCGGCGCGACATCGACGGCGTCATGGAGAAGTTCCCGGTCCTTCGGAACAAAGCCCGGGTGATGGCGGGAAACCTCAGCGGAGGCGAGCAGCAGATCCTGGAGATGGGCATGGCCCTGCTGTTGCGTCCGAAGCTGCTCCTGCTGGACGAGCCGTCTCTCGGCCTGGCGCCCAGGACCACCGGTCTCGTGTTCGAGAAGATCAAGGACATCAATGCCGACGGGACGACCATTCTGATCGTCGAGCAAAATGCGCGGCGAGCCCTGGCGATCTCCCAGCACGCCATCGTCCTGGAGCTGGGGCAGAAGCGGTTCGAGGGCACCGGTGAGGAAATCATGCAGAACGAGCAGGTCCGCCGCCTCTATCTGGGGGGCGGGGAACGACGCCGGACCAGCAGGCAACCCGAAGAGAGGGGAGGGTAG